One Lachancea thermotolerans CBS 6340 chromosome F complete sequence DNA window includes the following coding sequences:
- a CDS encoding KLTH0F18172p (similar to uniprot|P36165 YKR089C Saccharomyces cerevisiae STC1 Protein of unknown function found in lipid particles potential Cdc28p substrate) — protein sequence MVKSEFSLSGERLDITQRLIHRYYNGNLSKGNVSRRSGSAKKHDVEAPKTDADEIANEQGHSGVLSNLVSALKRVFSRDHERNVLIEKLTQEKQHATSYEEWYTTALQLDELTHTNDWKARDETTLYDYMLIKTHTKNMRDAREKRDYAQLLYLIRTTWVRNLGNMGNVNLYRHSHVGTKNLIDEYMRESKLALQELVRNSDLDENYLLGMLVQTRKNIGRTALVLSGGGTFGLFHIGVLATLFEQDLLPRVISGSSAGAIVASILCSCPKQDLVELVESVVGKEFNIFQDDSEKTQSENLLIKVSRFFKSGTWFDNKNLVKTMIGFLGDLTFREAYNKTGKILNITVSPATVFEQPGLLNNLTAPNVLVWSAVCASCSLPGIFPSTPIYEKDPKTGETREWNSSTVKFVDGSVDNDLPISRLSEMFNVDHIIACQVNIHVFPFLKMSVSCVGGEIEDEFSARFRQNLSSVYNFMANEVIHILEIATELGVATNVLTKFRSILSQQYSGDITILPEMNMLLRINELLANPSPEFLLRETVNGARATWPKISIIKNHCEQEFELDKAISFLKGRIISSPSFRTKNPFQFTDLSISLINTPEMISNDGHVPNVLDDTILNPNATDRLLVVNDTSRRPHSLGKTSISIAEASKQLHHYRRKSDSYAKGRGHSRYSISHPGNTSSHISSKLLPTLMGYSPRLDRKKSVGQIPFGSFGGANNEKQKEADLTLENQRHSNSLTTLHGSKNPSYYASNHTSPPSPLSAPISSALEYPTRKDSVSSYDSPLKSYYKRNSKQHRNRSPTVSRTSTGNPSKGKTSSRSKSTTKQEFKNPEYVDDSIDPVDSEDKGETEE from the coding sequence ATGGTCAAGTCGGAGTTTTCGTTAAGTGGCGAAAGGTTGGATATCACGCAAAGGCTCATCCACCGGTACTATAACGGCAACCTTTCGAAGGGGAATGTCAGTAGACGGTCAGGTTCGGCTAAAAAGCATGACGTGGAGGCACCAAAGACGGATGCGGACGAGATCGCAAATGAGCAAGGTCATAGCGGAGTTCTTAGCAACTTGGTTTCGGCGTTGAAGCGCGTCTTCAGCCGGGACCATGAGCGAAACGTACTCATCGAGAAGCTCACACAAGAAAAGCAGCACGCGACCTCCTATGAGGAATGGTATACTACTGCACTGCAGCTCGACGAGCTCACGCATACCAATGATTGGAAAGCACGGGATGAGACCACGCTTTACGATTACATGCTGATCAAAACGCACACAAAGAACATGCGCGATGCCCGCGAGAAGCGTGATTACGCTCAGCTTCTTTATCTCATCCGCACAACCTGGGTGCGTAACCTGGGAAACATGGGAAATGTCAACCTCTACCGCCACTCCCATGTTGGGACCAAAAACCTCATCGATGAGTACATGCGGGAGTCTAAGCTCGCGCTACAGGAACTGGTGCGGAATTCTGATCTCGATGAAAACTATCTATTAGGGATGCTTGTGCAGACCCGGAAGAACATTGGTCGTACAGCTCTCGTGCTTAGCGGAGGAGGTACGTTTGGCCTGTTCCACATCGGAGTGCTTGCCACTTTATTTGAACAGGACCTTCTTCCAAGGGTAATTAGCGGCAGTAGTGCAGGCGCTATTGTCGCTAGCATTCTGTGTTCATGTCCCAAACAAGACCTGGTTGAACTGGTTGAGAGCGTGGTTGGAAAGGAGTTCAACATTTTCCAGGATGACTCGGAAAAGACACAAAGTGAGAACTTGCTCATCAAGGTGTCCCGGTTTTTTAAAAGTGGGACTTGGTTTGATAACAAGAACTTAGTCAAGACAATGATAGGGTTCTTAGGGGATTTGACCTTTCGTGAAGCTTACAACAAGACCGGGAAAATTTTAAACATTACCGTATCTCCTGCAACTGTGTTTGAACAGCCCGGTTTGTTGAATAACCTCACAGCCCCAAATGTTTTGGTATGGTCAGCGGTGtgcgcttcttgctctCTGCCAGGAATTTTTCCCTCCACTCCAATATATGAGAAGGATCCTAAAACAGGAGAAACGCGCGAATGGAATAGCAGCACTGTCAAGTTCGTGGATGGGTCGGTTGACAATGACCTCCCTATTTCCAGGCTATCGGAAATGTTTAACGTTGATCATATTATTGCGTGCCAAGTTAATATACACGTTTTCCCTTTCCTCAAAATGTCAGTGTCATGCGTCGGTGGCGAAATAGAGGACGAGTTTAGCGCACGCTTTAGACAGAATCTGTCGTCAGTTTACAACTTCATGGCTAACGAAGTGATCCACATCTTAGAAATAGCTACCGAATTGGGTGTGGCAACAAACGTGTTAACAAAGTTTCGGTCCATTCTTTCACAACAGTATTCCGGTGACATCACAATTTTACCGGAAATGAACATGCTCCTTAGAATAAATGAGCTCTTAGCAAATCCATCGCCGGAATTTTTGCTCAGGGAAACCGTCAATGGCGCTCGCGCCACATGGCCCAAAATATCGATTATAAAAAACCACTGCGAGCAGGAATTCGAGTTGGACAAAGCCATTTCATTTTTAAAAGGAAGAATAATCTCCAGCCCTTCTTTCAGGACGAAAAATCCTTTCCAATTCACTGACCTTtcgatttctttgataaacaCCCCGGAAATGATTAGCAACGACGGCCATGTGCCTAATGTGTTGGATGACACCATTCTCAACCCAAACGCTACAGATAGGCTGCTAGTAGTGAATGACACATCTCGCCGCCCTCATTCTCTTGGCAAAACAAGCATATCGATAGCAGAAGCTAGCAAGCAACTACATCATTATCGCCGAAAGTCAGATTCATATGCAAAGGGAAGAGGCCACTCAAGGTACAGTATTTCTCACCCAGGCAATACTAGCTCGCACATATCCTCCAAATTACTGCCAACGTTAATGGGGTATAGTCCAAGACTTGATAGGAAAAAGAGCGTGGGTCAGATCCCTTTTGGCAGCTTTGGAGGAGCAAACAACGAGAAGCAGAAAGAAGCCGACCTTACTCTGGAAAATCAAAGGCATAGCAATAGCTTGACCACCCTGCatggctcaaaaaaccCTAGTTATTATGCATCAAACCATACAAGCCCGCCATCGCCACTTTCAGCTCCAATAAGCTCTGCTCTAGAGTATCCAACAAGAAAGGATTCCGTATCATCATACGATTCGCCTTTGAAATCCTATTACAAGAGAAACTCGAAGCAACATAGAAATCGTAGTCCCACGGTGAGCCGGACAAGTACTGGCAATCCATCTAAAGgaaaaacttcttcgagAAGCAAGAGTACCACAAAGCAAGAGTTCAAGAATCCAGAATATGTGGACGATTCTATTGACCCTGTAGACTCTGAAGACAAAGGGGAAACAGAAGAGTAA
- a CDS encoding KLTH0F18084p (conserved hypothetical protein) — protein MSNPPLHQSHSEPALFQTDVHHWGASALGSESTSSLLPADIDVNKLERGDLVFDRKVVTEPAENTPLLPRSVSGPPAVAPPPTAAASAPPDVARSPFPERPSRENMDPTGMSPWTNWLWSLYYGNRTMFYLVLGVLVTATTIYTAFTGEGSKYYAVILRATACYIMGTDTAQSLFGPGFCEFKAGRQTSM, from the coding sequence ATGTCCAACCCTCCTCTCCATCAAAGTCACTCAGAGCCTGcgctttttcaaacagACGTGCATCATTGGGGCGCGAGTGCGCTCGGCTCCGAGTCTACTTCTTCGCTGCTACCCGCAGATATTGATGTAAATAAACTGGAACGTGGGGACCTCGTTTTTGACCGAAAAGTTGTGACGGAGCCTGCTGAGAACACTCCACTCTTACCACGTTCAGTCAGTGGTCCCCCTGCTGtggcgccgccgccaacAGCTGCGGCTAGCGCCCCTCCAGACGTCGCAAGAAGCCCATTTCCCGAAAGGCCTAGTCGTGAAAATATGGATCCTACTGGCATGTCACCATGGACTAACTGGCTGTGGAGCCTATATTATGGCAATAGAACAATGTTTTATCTAGTGTTGGGAGTGCTCGTCACGGCAACAACCATCTACACGGCGTTCACCGGAGAAGGATCTAAGTACTACGCTGTGATCCTGAGAGCTACAGCTTGCTACATAATGGGCACTGATACAGCACAATCGCTGTTTGGACCAGGCTTCTGCGAATTCAAAGCTGGGCGGCAAACTAGCATGTGA
- the BUD21 gene encoding Bud21p (some similarities with uniprot|O00033 Saccharomyces cerevisiae YOR078W BUD21 Component of small ribosomal subunit (SSU) processosome that contains U3 snoRNA originally isolated as bud-site selection mutant that displays a random budding pattern) translates to MVTPQKHKKFDDQEEALKDVPSEIPEKTSKVAEQDSDASSSDDDEAPEEEGMAQARSAVQQRDHERQQAAAREQEALREKRRKQDLRFKQQQEQKREREEKELEARLKAQVSSRGAAESGSIQDDDMVPAELPENFFEELEEQESATITTKPQHVNFNDIDDNYSQEIKQQLQKQKKKTLRQLRKTSMKRGPVKVNLLPPASNSKALAPQQDTTVTNKREKWLKRKALARK, encoded by the coding sequence ATGGTTACGCCGCAGAAGCAcaaaaagtttgatgaCCAGGAAGAGGCTTTAAAGGATGTCCCATCTGAGATTCCAGAGAAAACTAGCAAAGTCGCAGAGCAGGACTCAGACGcgagcagcagcgatgatgacgaagcGCCTGAGGAAGAAGGCATGGCACAGGCGCGTTCTGCCGTACAGCAACGTGATCACGAGCGTCAGCAGGCGGCCGCCAGggagcaagaagctctgaGGGAAAAGAGACGCAAGCAAGACCTTCGGTTcaaacagcagcaggagcaaAAGCGGGAGCGCGAGgagaaagagctggaggcGCGCCTCAAGGCGCAGGTCTCCTCCCGTGGGGCCGCAGAATCCGGTAGCATCCAAGACGACGACATGGTTCCCGCAGAGCTTCCtgaaaacttctttgaggagctggaagaaCAAGAGTCGGCGACAATCACCACTAAGCCGCAGCACGTTAACTTCAACGATATCGACGACAACTACTCCCAGGAGATCAAACAGCAActtcagaaacaaaagaaaaagactCTGCGTCAGCTCCGCAAGACTAGTATGAAGAGGGGCCCGGTGAAGGTCAACTTGCTGCCGCCCGCGAGTAACTCCAAAGCTTTGGCACCCCAGCAGGACACCACTGTCACgaacaaaagagaaaagtgGCTTAAGCGTAAGGCTCTTGCCCGCAAGTAA
- the ATX2 gene encoding Mn(2+) transporter ATX2 (similar to uniprot|Q12067 Saccharomyces cerevisiae YOR079C ATX2 Golgi membrane protein involved in manganese homeostasis overproduction suppresses the sod1 (copper zinc superoxide dismutase) null mutation) produces the protein MSVTLSEVLVTAFLFLTVVFAIGLVPIYLVGRRDAGESKYLAMFSLFGVGMLLGTSFMLVIPEGVEACLEHNGNVGLNLLIGFMVVFFLDNVASAVAKGAKTSRLSSFLQDAPEMNSWKDVLKPKKALTLVVRNQVVFALVVHGCSDGLAMGAATSNDSVKFATLIAIIIHKIPAVLSLSSVMVTKQHLPALEAVSNLLAFSMSTPGAYIVISALNLKKWEALEWVSGNILLMSGGSLLYAAVSALLGGHDRTPETHEVRGAEPLMSSSLDQEFTSKDMTPFEIVSSPVKEEVPHGETLYVVAGVIIPVIVSYLISEKS, from the coding sequence ATGTCAGTTACTTTATCTGAGGTGCTTGTGACGGCGTTTCTGTTTCTGACAGTGGTATTTGCCATAGGGCTTGTGCCCATTTACCTCGTTGGCAGAAGAGATGCTGGAGAAAGCAAATATCTAGCCATGTTTTCGCTTTTCGGGGTGGGAATGTTATTGGGGACTTCGTTCATGTTAGTGATCCCAGAAGGTGTGGAAGCGTGCTTGGAGCACAATGGAAACGTGGGATTGAATTTATTGATTGGTTTTATGGTCGTATTCTTTTTGGACAACGTGGCATCGGCTGTAGCGAAGGGCGCTAAGACATCTAGACTGTCATCTTTTCTACAAGACGCTCCAGAAATGAATTCTTGGAAGGATGTGCTCAAGCCTAAGAAGGCGCTAACACTGGTAGTGAGGAATCAGGTTGTTTTCGCTCTTGTGGTACACGGGTGTTCAGATGGATTAGCTATGGGTGCAGCAACGAGTAATGACTCAGTCAAGTTTGCTACGCTTATTGCTATCATCATCCACAAAATACCCGCTGTACTGTCATTGAGCAGCGTAATGGTCACGAAGCAGCATCTACCCGCACTTGAAGCGGTTTCAAACTTGCTCGCGTTCTCCATGTCTACGCCCGGTGCCTACATAGTGATTTCAGcattgaacttgaagaagtggGAGGCTTTGGAGTGGGTTAGCGGAAacatcttgttgatgagtGGTGGTAGCTTGCTTTATGCTGCAGTGTCTGCGTTGTTAGGAGGACATGATCGCACCCCGGAAACTCACGAAGTTAGAGGCGCCGAACCGCTGATGTCAAGCTCATTGGATCAAGAGTTCACTTCTAAAGACATGACCCCATTCGAGATCGTCTCGTCCCCGGTGAAGGAGGAAGTCCCACATGGGGAAACGCTGTACGTGGTAGCAGGGGTTATTATCCCAGTGATCGTTTCGTACCTGATAAGtgagaagagctga
- a CDS encoding SDR family oxidoreductase (conserved hypothetical protein), whose translation MSKTIATSLKTPQKAPQLPDNVMDMFSLKGKVAAVSGASSGIGYDVAIAYMQAGADVAMWYNSNPHITELVDELSQKYGVKVKAYKCAVTSSKEVAETIEQIKKDFGGRIDILVGNAGVAWTEGPLVDLAETDEEKCDAEWNKVIDVDLNGIYRLAKNIGKVFKAQGHGSFIITSSMSGHIVNVPQMQTAYNAAKAGVLHMARSLAVEWAGFARVNTVSPGYIATEITNFAEDSLKDKWHSLTPMGREALPRELIGAYVYLASGASTYTTGSDIVVDGGYCCM comes from the coding sequence ATGTCCAAAACTATTGCTACCTCGCTTAAAACCCCTCAAAAGGCTCCTCAGCTGCCAGACAATGTGATGGACATGTTCTCGCTAAAAGGCAAGGTTGCCGCAGTGAGCGGAGCGTCGTCGGGTATTGGCTACGATGTGGCTATTGCGTACATGCAAGCCGGCGCGGACGTCGCGATGTGGTACAACTCGAACCCACACATCACGGAGCTCGTGGATGAGCTGTCGCAAAAGTACGGTGTCAAGGTCAAGGCGTACAAGTGCGCGGTCACCAGCTCCAAAGAGGTCGCAGAAACCATTGAGCAAATTAAGAAGGACTTCGGCGGACGCATCGACATCCTGGTTGGCAACGCCGGCGTGGCGTGGACCGAGGGCCCCTTGGTCGACCTCGCCGAGACCGACGAGGAGAAGTGCGACGCTGAGTGGAACAAGGTCATCGACGTCGACCTCAACGGTATCTATCGCCTGGCCAAGAACATCGGCAAGGTGTTCAAGGCTCAAGGTCACGGCTCTTTCATCATCACCTCTTCGATGTCCGGCCACATCGTCAACGTGCCACAGATGCAGACCGCCTACAACGCTGCCAAGGCCGGTGTGCTGCACATGGCGCGCTCCCTCGCGGTCGAGTGGGCCGGATTTGCTCGTGTTAACACAGTGTCGCCAGGCTACATCGCCACCGAGATCACAAACTTCGCCGAGGACTCTCTGAAGGACAAGTGGCACAGCCTGACCCCTATGGGTCGTGAGGCGCTCCCAAGAGAGCTGATCGGTGCTTACGTGTACCTTGCCTCCGGCGCCTCCACCTACACTACCGGTAGTGACATTGTTGTGGACGGCGGCTACTGCTGTATGTAG
- the DIA2 gene encoding DNA-binding SCF ubiquitin ligase subunit DIA2 (weakly similar to uniprot|Q7LGN4 Saccharomyces cerevisiae YOR080W DIA2 Protein of unknown function involved in invasive and pseudohyphal growth), producing MSDEDVVEKALDLGVVYFKNEDYKNANSLFTKAMRLARSYKTEDIESIRVSHGLSKRPFYEIGELVHPRLVKLLDNRAATWEKIGDLKKALKDANRATRFEPYNLKCYLRRGKILQKLRMDGQALENYEEGVKAIRDMTRKYHLDPPKKLYEALEYQKNLVSRRLKGPKTSVASKSERKRTLLPQVMQPTEKKMAVDTRAIPILDILGQCPLEILKKILCNLDSTDLSRCLLVSKVWHSRICLLPSVFNRFDLSSCTYRKIISFQRFINKMYVNAGRQQIDHIKFRSLAASTESKVIPTLLQDLKPLVKTLIIQHQFTDLESITTSLVRNKSLAAGLKEVSLTCEYKKKIGTPLEVTLMALLKKIQKLEMVFPNSSNANRSKVSIEDQNHELFIRNVQNLRSMRIICNHKNTSPHFPFKTIITSEASFRIEKLFISGVTFDTTMGFEWLANFSNLRELWLENNKNAQLEEFLRVVIYKPLFNKLSKLTFREHRITGRPVNLAQYPHLAENCNLLNNFSSIEHLDVMSSSIGAKGLLAVLSAVGPDQLKVLNIGDCPYIHFQRGNSSGFLDMRDLLLKIHHIEELCLHQSVALDDHAIIELAKNVRHIKKIRKLDLSFNMSLTGVSIYQMLRSFKEEFIILDKLIIDGCPSVSEGTVSALKGSGFVRELVCSYEKLAWGTFGINSLKYPS from the coding sequence ATGAGCGATGAGGATGTCGTGGAAAAGGCCTTGGACCTCGGAGTTGTGTACTTCAAGAATGAGGACTACAAGAATGCCAATAGCTTGTTTACCAAAGCCATGCGGTTAGCTCGCTCGTATAAGACAGAAGATATAGAGAGCATTCGGGTGTCGCACGGTTTGAGCAAGAGACCCTTTTATGAAATTGGGGAATTAGTACACCCAAGGCTGGTCAAGTTGCTTGACAACCGCGCCGCAACATGGGAGAAGATAGgagatctcaaaaaggcGCTGAAAGATGCCAACAGGGCCACAAGGTTTGAGCCGTATAATTTGAAGTGTTACTTAAGGCGAGGAAAGATCCTGCAGAAGCTTCGGATGGACGGCCAAGCATTAGAGAACTACGAAGAAGGCGTAAAAGCTATCCGAGATATGACTCGGAAATACCACTTGGATCCTCCAAAAAAGCTCTACGAAGCATTAGAATATCAGAAAAATCTGGTGTCAAGAAGACTGAAGGGGCCCAAAACATCGGTCGCAAGTAAAAGCGAAAGAAAACGCACGTTGCTGCCACAAGTCATGCAACCTACTGAGAAAAAGATGGCCGTTGACACGCGGGCTATTCCCATACTAGATATCCTCGGCCAGTGTCcacttgaaattttgaagaaaattctTTGCAACCTTGACAGCACAGATTTGAGCAGGTGCCTCCTTGTTAGCAAAGTGTGGCATTCGCGTATTTGTTTATTGCCCTCTGTTTTCAATCGTTTTGACCTAAGCTCCTGCACGTATCGAAAAATTATCTcatttcaaagattcatcaacaagatgtACGTTAATGCTGGGCGCCAACAGATTGACCACATTAAATTTCGCTCTTTAGCCGCATCAACTGAAAGCAAAGTTATACCAACGCTGCTTCAGGATCTCAAGCCGCTTGTCAAAACTCTTATTATTCAACATCAATTCACAGACCTTGAGTCGATTACTACCTCTCTCGTCAGAAACAAATCTCTGGCTGCTGGTTTGAAAGAGGTTAGCCTTACATGTgaatacaagaaaaagattgGTACGCCACTAGAAGTAACTCTAATggctcttttgaagaaaatacaaaaacttgaaatgGTGTTTCCAAACTCTTCGAATGCCAACCGCAGTAAGGTCTCGATCGAAGACCAAAATCATGAGCTTTTTATTCGCAACGTCCAAAATTTGAGATCAATGAGAATCATATGCAATCACAAAAACACATCTCCTCATTTTCCGTTCAAAACCATTATTACATCAGAAGCTTCATTTAGAATTGAGAAATTATTCATATCTGGTGTAACTTTTGACACCACTATGGGGTTTGAGTGGTTGGCAAACTTCAGCAATTTGCGCGAGTTGTGGCTAGAGAACAATAAAAATGCACAATTAGAAGAGTTTCTCCGTGTTGTGATTTACAAACCGCTGTTCAataaactttcaaaactcaCATTCCGTGAACACAGAATAACTGGCAGACCTGTGAATTTGGCTCAGTATCCGCACCTAGCGGAAAACTGCAACctgctcaacaacttttcCTCCATCGAACACCTTGATGTGATGAGCAGTTCAATAGGCGCCAAAGGGTTGTTGGCGGTTCTTTCAGCAGTGGGCCCAGACCAGCTTAAAGTATTGAATATAGGGGACTGCCCATATATTCATTTCCAGAGGGGCAATAGCAGTGGATTCCTGGACATGAGAGATCTACTACTCAAAATCCATCATATTGAGGAGCTTTGCCTTCACCAGTCTGTGGCTTTAGACGACCATGCCATAATAGAACTGGCCAAGAACGTTCGGCATATTAAGAAAATTAGAAAGCTGGATCTTTCTTTTAACATGTCTCTCACAGGCGTTTCGATTTACCAGATGCTCCGTTCCTTCAAAGAGGAATTTATCATATTGGACAAGTTGATAATTGATGGCTGTCCGTCTGTTTCTGAGGGCACTGTGAGCGCTTTGAAAGGTAGCGGGTTTGTTAGGGAACTAGTATGTTCTTATGAAAAACTGGCCTGGGGGACCTTCGGCATCAATTCTCTAAAATATCCGTCATaa
- the TVP38 gene encoding Tvp38p (similar to uniprot|P36164 Saccharomyces cerevisiae YKR088C TVP38 Integral membrane protein localized to vesicles along with the v-SNARE Tlg2p green fluorescent protein (GFP)-fusion protein localizes to the cytoplasm in a punctate pattern): MAEAYEALVSSNGTMNEEPQGMFAGNDDFEDLDDNFLDMYTMNPRQRLLHQIRRIRNRAIEHYHRLPAWKKAILALAAVAQLVLVVLVVVYHNRILKSMVNASNELKTKWYTPFLFCALVFAVSFPPLIGFSLLSVTVGIIYGLSLHGWLILFLGSVGGSVTAFVLFKTILHSQAERLVHANAKFEALASILQDNDSYMMLALIRLCPFPYSFTNGAIAGIYGVTLRNFSVASILTSPKLLMYLFVGSRLKNMGESQSTSSWLFDVASILITGVVLALTTWILYTRARKRYQELQRSQNLDTSFENIF, encoded by the coding sequence ATGGCCGAAGCATACGAGGCGCTGGTCAGCTCAAACGGAACCATGAACGAAGAACCGCAGGGCATGTTTGCCGGCAATGATGACTTTGAGGACCTAGACGACAACTTTCTCGACATGTACACCATGAACCCTAGGCAACGCTTGCTGCATCAGATTCGCAGAATCCGCAACAGGGCTATCGAGCACTACCACAGGCTTCCAGCTTGGAAGAAGGCAATCTTGGCGCTCGCAGCGGTGGCACAGCTGGTACTAGTGGTTCTAGTCGTTGTTTACCATAACCgtattttgaaaagcatGGTCAACGCCTCTAACGAGTTGAAGACTAAGTGGTATACCCCCTTCCTTTTCTGTGCCCTTGTATTCGCTGTATCCTTCCCCCCATTAATAGGGTTCTCCTTGCTCTCGGTCACAGTTGGTATCATATATGGACTAAGCCTTCACGGATGGCTCATTTTGTTCCTGGGATCCGTAGGAGGGTCGGTAACCGCATTTGTTCTGTTTAAAACAATCCTACACTCTCAGGCAGAAAGGCTGGTCCATGCAAATGCGAAATTTGAGGCCCTGGCGTCAATTCTCCAAGACAATGATAGTTACATGATGCTAGCGCTGATTCGTCTGTGCCCATTCCCGTACTCATTCACCAACGGCGCTATCGCTGGCATCTATGGCGTTACCTTACGCAATTTCTCAGTTGCAAGCATTCTCACATCcccaaagcttttgatgtACCTTTTCGTGGGCTCGAGATTGAAAAACATGGGCGAATCGCAGTCCACCTCGTCATGGCTTTTTGACGTCGCAAGCATATTGATAACGGGTGTAGTCTTAGCACTCACTACATGGATATTATACACCagggcaagaaaaagatatCAAGAACTACAAAGGTCTCAAAACTTGGACACGTcgtttgaaaacatcttctGA